A genome region from Danio aesculapii chromosome 2, fDanAes4.1, whole genome shotgun sequence includes the following:
- the ly97.3 gene encoding CD59 glycoprotein, whose amino-acid sequence MMKFLVLAVVLMLAVTGGTALDCIRCVPKKAGGACEVTSETCPPEKNACAAAKFSRSPFGHFQKCMAMSDCEMQKRNSYINIKCCQKDFCNTFD is encoded by the exons ATGATGAAGTTTCTGGTTTTGGCTGTTGTTCTTATGCTGGCCGTGACCGGCG GCACAGCTCTGGACTGCATTCGTTGTGTCCCGAAAAAAGCCGGAGGTGCCTGTGAGGTCACGTCTGAAACCTGCCCGCCGGAGAAAAACGCCTGCGCTGCTGCCAAATTCAGCAGAAGCCCGT TTGGTCACTTCCAGAAGTGCATGGCCATGTCGGACTGTGAGATGCAGAAACGCAACTCTTACATCAACATCAAGTGCTGCCAGAAGGATTTCTGCAATACCTTCGACTGA